The following are from one region of the Silene latifolia isolate original U9 population chromosome 9, ASM4854445v1, whole genome shotgun sequence genome:
- the LOC141600772 gene encoding uncharacterized protein LOC141600772, whose protein sequence is MDAQRWKYSKMFERIGILCRHILWVLKDRGFDHIPKEYLALRWSKSATSHPLSTVVGKTVLADCVSIESRQNNISELWSEVFSAVSLVEDSEEHSDALFQLLRSFNEKLIISIKSGKSKDKKAEIEMLLGSKIPTEVTVLPPEKCKNKGSGKRITSNKEKAVLENAKPLRKCRACGEMSNHDSRNCPSRLP, encoded by the exons ATGGATGCTCAGAGATGGAAATATTCTAAG AtgtttgaaagaattgggatacTCTGTAGGCACATTTTATGGGTGTTGAAAGATAGGGGGTTTGATCATATACCTAAAGAGTATTTAGCACTGAGATGGAGCAAATCTGCAACCTCCCACCCTCTTTCTACTGTTGTTGGAAAAACTGTACTAGCTGATTGTGTGTCAATCGAAAGTCGCCAGAACAATATAAGTGAATTATGGTCGGAGGTATTTAGTGCAGTCTCACTTGTTGAGGATAGTGAGGAACATTCTGATGCGCTATTTCAATTGCTCCGGAGTTTCAATGAAAAGTTGATTATTTCAATTAAGTCGGGAAAGTCAAAAGATAAGAAAGCTGAGATTGAGATGCTTCTTGGGTCAAAAATTCCAACTGAAGTTACTGTTTTACCACCAGAGAAGTGCAAGAATAAGGGATCGGGAAAGAGGATAACATCAAACAAGGAAAAGGCAGTCTTGGAAAATGCAAAGCCTCTGAGAAAATGTCGTGCTTGCGGTGAAATGAGTAACCATGATAGTAGAAATTGCCCGAGTCGACTCCCTTGA
- the LOC141602550 gene encoding 2-oxoglutarate dehydrogenase, mitochondrial-like, with protein MTILNKEFEASKNHQTNKQDWLSAYWLGFKSPEQISRIRNTGVKPEILKHVGKAITIIPENFNPHKAVKRIYDQRALMIETGEGIDWAVAEALAFGTLLVEGNHVRLSGQDVQRGTFSHRHSVIHDQESGENYCPLGHVTINQNAELFTVSNSSLSEFGILGFELGYSMENPNSLVIWEAQFGDFSNGAR; from the exons ATGACAATTCTCAATAAGGAGTTTGAAGCTAGCAAGAATCATCAAACAAACAAGCAGGACTGGCTTTCAGCTTACTGGCTCGGGTTCAAGTCTCCTGAGCAGATTTCTAGAATCCGTAACACTGG GGTTAAACCAGAGATTTTAAAGCATGTTGGCAAGGCAATCACCATAATTCCCGAGAATTTCAACCCGCACAAAGCTGTTAAAAGGATTTATGACCAACGTGCCCTAATGATTGAAACCGGGGAAGGCATTGATTGGGCTGTTGCAGAAGCACTGGCATTCGGTACATTGCTAGTGGAAGGAAATCATGTTCGGTTGAGTGGACAAGATGTTCAGAGAGGTACATTCAGTCATAGGCATTCTGTGATCCATGATCAGGAATCCGGTGAAAATTATTGTCCTTTGGGCCATGTCACCATTAACCAAAATGCGGAACTGTTTACTGTCAGTAACAG CTCCCTTTCTGAGTTTGGAATTCTTGGATTTGAATTGGGTTATTCTATGGAGAACCCGAATTCTCTTGTTATCTGGGAGGCTCAGTTTGGGGACTTCTCTAATGGAGCACGGTGA